The Pectobacterium sp. A5351 genome contains the following window.
CAGCTATCTGAATATTGGTCTGCCGTTGGCGGTGCTGCCGGGGTACGTGCACGATCACCTTGGCTATAGTGCGTTCTGGGCCGGGCTGGTGATCAGCCTGCAATACTTCTCCACGCTATTGAGCCGCCCCCATGCGGGTCGCAGCGCCGATGAAAAAGGGTCGAAGAACATCGTCATCTGGGGGTTGGCTGGCGTCATGTTAAGCGGCGTGTTTTATCTGCTGGCCGCTTTTAGCGATGCCTCGCCGGTGATGACATTGCTGCTGCTGTGCCTTGGGCGCATTGTTTTGGGGGCCGGACAGAGTTTTGCCGGTACCGGCGCAACGCTCTGGGGCGTCGGCGTGGTGGGTTCTCGACACATCGGACGCGTGATTTCATGGAATGGCATTGCCACCTACGGCGCGATGGCGATTGGCGCACCGCTCGGCGTACTTTGCTATATCCTTTAAATAGCCACCTAGGTGGCTACTGTCCGACGATAACACCGATTATTTCAGCTTCAGGGTGTGGATGATGCCTTCTGCTTCGCTCTGTGCCTGCTGCTGATTGCTGGCTGGCAGCGTGATTTGCAAGGTCAGCAGTTGGTTTTCCACTTTACCCAGCACGACGGAGGAATAAGCCTGCTGTCCGCTGCTGGTGATAATGCTGTCGAGCTGTTGCAGCTTCTTGCCGTCAACGTCGATAGTCTTATTGGTCACGACCTGAAGGTTGGCATCGCGTGTGCGCTGCTGATCTTCCAGACGCTGTGCCAGAACGGTCAACTCTTCCGTGGTGTTGTCGCCCAGAATCACGATGACCGCTTTCTGGCCATTGTCATTGGCGTAAACGTGCATGTTGTTCGCCTGTGTTCCGACTTTGCCACTCTGGTCGCGCATGTCGGCGGGCAGAGTAAACGCAATCTTGCCCTCCATTAATTCAATATTCTGACCCGCGCTGGCTGCTGCGGCAGGTTTATCTTGCGCGCCCGCTTTTGCGGCGTCATCCGTTTTGCCATCACAGGCAGCAAGCAGGCCGACAAGCAAGCCGACACCGAGGTATTTGATTACATTCGACATGGGATCCCTTTCTCTCGTTTTTGAACAGGTCATCTTTTGAAACAGGTAATAACAGTATGGCACCCTATTCAGATAGCAAAAACAAGCGTTTTGTTGTTGCAAACCGTTGTGGGAACCTGCGTTATTTTTACAAAATGATGAGTGATTTAGCGGGAAAGGGCGGCGTAAATCGCCGCCAATTGGCATTAATGGTGGCTGCTGACAGAACGGTAGTCGGCTGAGTATTTCTGCTCGCTCAGTCGTTTGAGCACCATATTTAGCATCACGCCGTACATCGGCAGGAAGAATGCCAGGCTGATCAAAAGTTTAAAGGCATAATCTACCATCGCAATTTCAACCCAATTCGCGGCCATAAAGGCATCGGTGCTGCGATAAAACGCGATGAAGAAAAAGGCCAGTGTGTCGCTGAAATTACCAAACACGGTCGACACGGCCGGAGCGACCCACCACGCGCGTTTCTGGCGT
Protein-coding sequences here:
- a CDS encoding DcrB family lipoprotein is translated as MSNVIKYLGVGLLVGLLAACDGKTDDAAKAGAQDKPAAAASAGQNIELMEGKIAFTLPADMRDQSGKVGTQANNMHVYANDNGQKAVIVILGDNTTEELTVLAQRLEDQQRTRDANLQVVTNKTIDVDGKKLQQLDSIITSSGQQAYSSVVLGKVENQLLTLQITLPASNQQQAQSEAEGIIHTLKLK